The Bacteroidota bacterium genome segment ATATGAAGTTTTAATGTTTTTTTGCGTTTTATGTAAAATTCATGTAGGTTTGAAGTAACCAAAAACAGAGAACATGTCACATGATGCTACGTTAGAACTAATTAAAACAGGCAATAAGAAAGTTCTTGACTCAATATACCTTACCAATCGAAAAAAATTTTTCCGCTTTGCAAACAGGTATAAAATGTTGTCTCATGAAGATATTGAAGAAATTTATAATGATGCCATACTGGTCTTGTATCACAATATACAGGAAGGGAAAATAGATCATGTAGTCGTAGGAGTTGAAAATTATCTTTATGGCATAGGACGAAATCTTCTCAGGCAAAAAGTCAGAAGTTTACCTGATGTGAACCTGGTTGAAATTGATTCGAATGAATGTACAAATTTCGACCTAATCTTATATCATGAAGAACAATTAAGTTCCCGTCAGGAAATTGTTAAAAAAGAAATTGAAAAAATAGGTGGGAAATGTCGTAAA includes the following:
- a CDS encoding sigma-70 family RNA polymerase sigma factor; translation: MSHDATLELIKTGNKKVLDSIYLTNRKKFFRFANRYKMLSHEDIEEIYNDAILVLYHNIQEGKIDHVVVGVENYLYGIGRNLLRQKVRSLPDVNLVEIDSNECTNFDLILYHEEQLSSRQEIVKKEIEKIGGKCRKILTCFYVYRMKHKEIALELKTTESTIKTQKARCLEKLRETLKDKLLT